A stretch of the Macaca mulatta isolate MMU2019108-1 chromosome 16, T2T-MMU8v2.0, whole genome shotgun sequence genome encodes the following:
- the TMEM132E gene encoding transmembrane protein 132E, giving the protein MAPGMSGRGGAALLCLSALLAHASGRSHPASPSPPGPQASPVLPVSYRLSHTRLAFFLREARPPSPAVANSSLQRSEPFVVFQTKELPVLNVSLGPFSTSQVVARELLQPSSTLDIPERLTVNWKVRAFIVRPRVPASQPVAQVLFYVAGRDWDDFGVTERLPCVRLHAFRDAREVKSSCRLSGGLATCLVRAELPLAWFGPPAPAAPPIARRKSPDGLEPEATGESQQAELYYTLHAPDASGGCGGSRRGAGPGVGARAESPTQHPLLRIGSISLFRPPPRRTLQEHRLDSNLMIRLPDRPLKPGEVLSILLYLAPNSSSSSSPSVEHFTLRVKAKKGVTLLGTKSRSGQWHVTSELLTGAKHSTATVDVTWAQGTPLPPWEGQGPLEILQLDFEMENFTSQSVKRRIMWHIDYRGHSALPDLERAVTELTVIQRDVQAILPLAMDTEIINTAILTGRTVAIPVKVIAIEVNGLVLDVSALVECESDNEDIIKVSSSCDYVFVSGKESRGSMNARVTFRYDVLNAPLEMTVWVPKLPLHIELSDARLSQVKGWRVPILPDRRSVRESEDEDEEEEERRQSASRGCTLQYQHATLQVFTQFHTTSSEGTDQVVTMLGPDWLVEVTDLVSDFMRVGDPRVAHMVDSSTLAGLEPGTTPFKVVSPLTEAVLGETLLTVTEEKVSITQLQAQVVASLALSLRPSPGSSHTILATTAAQQTLSFLKQEALLSLWLSYSDGTTAPLSLYSPRDYGLLVSSLDERVATVTQDRAFPLVVAEAEGAGELLRAELTIAESCQKTRRKSVLATTPVGLRVHFGRDEEDPTYDYPGPSQPGPGGGEDEARGAGPPGSALPAPEAPGPGTASPVVPPTEDFLPLPTGFLQMPRGLTDLEIGMYALLGVFCLAILVFLINCIVFVLRYRHKRIPPEGQTSMDHSHHWVFLGNGQPLRVQGELSPPAGNPLETVPACCHGDHHSSGSSQTSVQSQVHGRGDGSSGGSARDQAEDPASSPTSKRKRVKFTTFTTLPSEELAYDSVPAGEEDEEEEEDLGWGCPDVAGTTRPTAPPDLHNYMRRIKEIA; this is encoded by the exons CCTCTGGCCGCTCCCACCCGGCCAGCCCCAGCCCGCCGGGGCCGCAGGCCAGCCCGGTACTGCCGGTCAGCTACCGCCTGTCTCACACGCGGCTGGCCTTCTTCCTGCGGGAGGCGCGGCCCCCGTCACCCGCGGTCGCCAACAGCTCCCTGCAGCGCTCCGAGCCCTTCGTGGTGTTCCAGACCAAGGAGCTGCCGGTCCTCAACGTCTCGCTGGGGCCCTTCAGCACCAGCCAGGTGGTGGCGCGGGAGCTCCTGCAGCCTTCTAGCACCCTGGACATCCCCGAGCGCCTGACGGTGAACTGGAAGGTGCGGGCCTTCATTGTCCGCCCGCGCGTGCCCGCCTCGCAGCCCGTGGCCCAAGTGCTGTTCTACGTGGCCGGCCGGGACTGGGACGACTTCGGCGTCACGGAGCGGCTACCCTGTGTCCGCCTGCACGCCTTCCGGGATGCCCGGGAAGTCAAGAGCTCCTGCCGCCTCAGCGGGGGCCTGGCCACTTGTCTCGTGCGGGCCGAGCTGCCCCTGGCCTGGTTCGGGCCCCCAGCCCCGGCTGCGCCGCCCATAGCCCGCCGCAAGTCCCCGGACGGGCTGGAGCCCGAGGCGACAGGGGAGAGCCAGCAGGCCGAGCTCTACTACACGCTCCACGCCCCTGATGCGTCGGGGGGCTGCGGGGGCTCCCGCCGTGGGGCCGGGCCCGGGGTGGGGGCCCGAGCGGAGAGCCCTACCCAGCACCCCCTGCTGCGCATCGGGAGCATCAGCCTGTTCCGCCCGCCCCCCAGGAGGACCCTGCAGGAGCACAGGCTGGACAGCAACCTGATGATCCGCTTGCCAGACCGGCCCCTCAAGCCCGGGGAAGTGCTCAGCATCCTCCTCTATCTGGCCCCCAACTCCTCCTCGTCCTCCAGCCCCAGCGTGGAGCACTTTACACTCAG GGTAAAGGCCAAGAAGGGTGTGACCCTTTTAGGTACCAAGTCAAGGAGTGGCCAGTGGCATGTGACCTCGGAGCTGCTGACTGGGGCAAAGCACTCAACAGCCACCGTGGATGTGACCTGGGCTCAGGGCACACCCCTGCCCCCCTG GGAGGGCCAGGGCCCCTTGGAGATCCTGCAGCTGGACTTTGAAATGGAGAACTTCACCAGCCAGTCGGTCAAGCGGAGGATCATGTGGCACATTGACTACCGTGGCCACAGCGCCCTGCCTGACCTGGAGCGGGCAGTCACTGAGCTGACGGTCATTCAGCGGGATGTGCAAGCCATTCTACCCCTGGCCATG GACACAGAGATCATCAAcactgccattctgactggcaggACAGTGGCCATCCCTGTCAAGGTCATTGCCATTGAGGTGAATGGCCTCGTCCTAGACGTCTCTGCCCTAGTGGAATGCGAGTCAGACAATGAAGACATCATCAAG gttTCCAGCAGCTGCGACTACGTGTTTGTGAGCGGAAAAGAGTCTCGAGGGTCCATGAACGCCAGGGTCACCTTCCGCTACGACGTTCTCAATGCCCCCCTGGAAATGACGGTCTGGGTACCCAAGCTGCCCTTGCACATTGAGCTCTCAGATGCCCGCCTCAGCCAAGTGAAGGGCTGGAGGGTACCCATCCTCCCCGACCGGAG GTCAGTCCGGGAAAGCGAGGACGAGgacgaggaagaggaggagcGGCGGCAGAGTGCAAGCCGGGGCTGCACTCTGCAGTACCAGCATGCCACCCTGCAGGTCTTCACCCAGTTCCACACGACATCATCCGAGGGCACCGACCAGGTGGTCACCATGCTAGGCCCGGACTGGCTGGTGGAGGTCACTGACCTAGTCAGTGACTTCATGCGGGTGGGCGACCCCCGAGTGGCACACATGGTGGACAGCAGCACACTGGCAGGGCTGGAGCCAGGCACCACCCCCTTTAAG GTGGTGTCTCCGCTGACGGAGGCTGTGCTCGGGGAGACGCTGCTGACAGTGACGGAGGAGAAGGTCAGCATCACACAGCTTCAGGCCCAGGTGGTGGCCAGCCTGGCCCTCTCCCTGCGGCCCAGCCCTGGGAGCAGCCACACCATCCTAGCCACCACAGCTGCCCAGCAGACCCTGAGCTTCCTCAAGCAG gaagccctacTGAGCCTCTGGCTCTCCTACAGTGATGGCACCACAGCCCCACTCTCCCTCTACAGTCCCCGAGACTACGGACTGCTAGTGAGCAGCCTGGATGAGCGTGTGGCCACTGTGACCCAGGACCGGGCCTTCCCTCTGGTAGTGGCTGAGGCCGAGGGGGCAGGGGAGCTGCTCCGCGCAGAGCTAACCATCGCTGAGAGTTGCCAGAAAACCAGACGCAAGAGTGTGCTGGCCACGACCCCTGTGGGCCTGCGGGTGCACTTTGGGAGGGACGAGGAGGACCCCACTTATGACTACCCGGGCCCCAGCCAACCAGGGCCTGGCGGGGGCGAGGACGAGGCCCGGGGAGCCGGCCCGCCAGGCTCTGCGCTACCCGCACCGGAGGCCCCAGGCCCGGGCACCGCCAGCCCCGTCGTGCCACCCACAGAAGACTTCTTGCCGCTGCCCACCGGCTTCCTGCAGATGCCACGGGGTCTGACCGACCTGGAGATTGGCATGTACGCGCTGCTGGGCGTCTTTTGCCTCGCCATCCTCGTGTTCCTCATCAACTGCATCGTTTTCGTGCTGCGCTACCGGCACAAGCGCATCCCGCCCGAAGGCCAGACCAGCATGGACCACTCTCACCACTGGGTGTTCCTGGGCAACGGGCAGCCGCTGCGAGTGCAAGGGGAGCTCTCGCCGCCGGCAGGCAACCCGCTGGAAACCGTGCCCGCCTGCTGCCACGGCGACCACCACAGCAGCGGCAGCTCTCAGACCAGCGTCCAGAGCCAGGTGCACGGCCGGGGCGACGGCTCCTCGGGCGGCTCAGCCCGGGACCAAGCCGAGGACCCCGCCAGCTCGCCCACCTCCAAGCGCAAGCGGGTCAAGTTCACCACCTTCACCACGCTGCCGTCAGAAGAGCTGGCCTATGACTCGGTGCCCGCCGGCGaagaggacgaggaggaggaagaggacctGGGTTGGGGCTGCCCGGATGTGGCGGGCACCACGCGGCCCACTGCACCCCCGGACCTGCACAATTACATGCGCAGAATCAAAGAGATTGCATAG